GAACAATTCATTACCACCTACTCCTGTGAAGATTAGAAACCGAGCTATCACAAAATTGGCAGATTGCAAGGCAAAAAATGAGGATTCAAAGATCTGGTGCCAGATGGGAAGTTACTCAGTTTGTCGAGGAGCATACGAATGAATTTGTTGAGAAATTTGCTCTGAAAAAATTCCTGAGGTCGCACAACAAAATtccaaaagaagagaagaagttCATTGATTTGCTAAGTGATGTAAATCTCGGTTCAGGTAGGATTATGGAAATAATGGCGGAAATATATGGAAGCAAGCAGAATGTGCCTTACAGTACTAAAACCATTAGCAATTACAGAGCCCAACATAGTGAAGAGCGCAAAATCAAAGACATCCCTGAGTTGTTGAAATACTTTGAGAAGCTAAAAGAGGATGATCCTAGGTTTTATTATGACTACAAGCTAGACGATGGCAATAGGGTTGAGAACATCTTTTGGGTTGATGGTGCAGCCAGAGATGTGTACAAGTTGTACAATGATTGCATATCGTTTGACAAAACCTTCATGACTAATCAGTATAACATGCCTTCCGCACCATTCATTGGAATCAATAGATATGGTCAGTCCATACAGCTTGGTTGTGGTTTCCTGAGGAATGAGAGGGTTTCGAATTTTGAGTGGCTATTCCGGACATTCTTAGTAGCAATGGATGGTTTGCACCCTCTGAACATCATTACTGACCAGGATGTAGCTATGAGGACTGCAATTGAAATGGTATTCCCTGACACCATTCACCGGAACTGCAGATGGCATATCATGCAGAAGGTTCAGGAAAAAATtggtgaacggatcgtagcggACAAGAGAGGGGGGaggtgaatggacgctacacaaattttaagcctttttcagtttttagcaaatcggaaggtaaaggtgaatactttagtggtggagatgttcctagtatgatcctagacaagtgcaacaagtaaaggaaccaagcatgagagtaagagtaaggagcgggacaaccggatggcgcggagacgaggcgaggtttgtttcccgtagttcctcccacaaaagggagtacgtctgcgttgaggaggtgctagcctcacacaagaggctaggcggccacaccacgaaggaaggcctcgccttcttcctcaagagaactccacaaaggggctcccttttctccactaaggcaccggtcgagggggTGGTTCCTTcagaaggttggggcgagctccacaacactaggaggctcccaacaacctatggggctagcacaactccaagctagcctccataggtgcacttcctccaagatcccaccataggaaccctaactccaatatccactaaggactagcacgaattggtgaaatctctcttggtagaactatagatcggggcctcctccaccactcctcaaagtttgggcaagattggttggatggttggtgaGATCCTCAAATATTATgcttagcaacaatggaggagagagagagaagagataaaaacgagctggggaagaagggccctttaaataggccccccgaaatccaaccgttacctgcagtttttgcctaagcggtactaccgctttggtaagccgtactaccgctctggattcgaaatccccacagaacttatccacgtgaacacatagcggtactaccgcttgcggtaccgctcgaggtaccgcaatggcctcCAGAGCTTACTGGATTCCAAGCGGTACCGAATTGTACCACAGTGGTACTGCCGTAACTTAtgttacggtacttaagcggtaccgaggcggtactaccgctctcaagcggtactaccgctcaaggtaccgcaaagCTACCGAACCTTGTTCTGTGGCACTTTCTCAGTGCAAGTCTCCAGAGCGGTACCgttgggcggtaccagtaggttagcggtactaccgctactggtaccggtagtaccggtctggcaaaaacttctttttcctcttttcctctccaaccatgtcacctcgcgatacacacacaaaaccagaaaacctataagctacgcttcagtcctccgatcttgacgcgtccagcgagatcaccgtgcacttgcaaatctatcaaagacactctttgcacacggtgagattattcaagtgttgtcatcaaacacacaaaacacgggttttagactttgctctttcaatctccccctttttggtgtttgatgacaacacaagaatttgcaacgacataagatattatgatgagattctTAGGTTTGCAAAGGCTAGACGGGACTCCCCCTAGACGTGTGCATAATTAGAATATGCATTTGAATACATATACACACATCCTAGAGgcataactccccctagattttacaaaccatgcacatatgcaacaaggatacTTGACATGTTCATATAGCATATGTACACTATGGAGGCAACACAAGATCATGCAAAAGGATTTGGGTGAAattgtcatacctttgccttgagaatacccaaactcaaatAAGGAGCCTCCATAGACGTAGCCAACACATCCCCATGCAAAAACCCATCCTAGTTAGatgacttctccccctttggcatcgaaacaccaaaaaggagagAAAGCATACCAACAAGGAAGGTAAGGAAAGACACAACCAAACCAACAAGGAAAAACAAAGCTTGGGTGTGAACTCCACAAAGGACATGgacaaaagaagaaaaacaaaagaaagtcAAATAGAAACAAGAAGAACCAAAAACTCCTCAAAGAGGAGGTTggcggccgaagccaccgtgtaagagtatagtagtgtgaggtcgcgtagatgtaactAGGACacggctacaactcaacatgaagctcattagtcacttatttgacaaatagcttatgttttggatttctttatgcattatggggggagggatagctcaataagtttaaaccgcactcccccaatGTTCATGCGTGCTTTTCATCTAGACATATAGCTAAAGAGTGGTATGTgtccacgacggtcaagcaaagttcgacggatcaatgatatttagctcatgcctcaactcaatgaaacgtttctcatccaagggcttcgtgaagatgtccgccaattgctccttggtgccaatgaaggatagaccaatatctccgcgagcaatgtgatctcgaatgaagtggttccttatctcaatgtgcttcgtcttgccatggagaaccggattgtaggcgatcttgatggcgctctcattgtcacataatagagaaaccttgctatactcgagtccatagtcccgcaaggtttgcctcatccataagatttgcgcacaactacttgccgcgggaacatactcggcttccgcggtagagacggagacacaattttgcttcttcgaggaccaacacaccaaggatcttccaagaaagtgacaagctccggaggtagacttcctatcaaccttatctcccgcccaatcggagtcggtgaatccAACCAAAGAGAAGtctgtgtcccttgggtaccatagtccaaaatttggggtatcaactaaatatcgaaagatcctctttaCCGCCATGatatggctttccttcggacttgcttgaaaccgtgcacacatgccGACGCTTAACATTATGTCCGGACGagaagcacaaaggtaaagaagcgaacctatcatcgaacggtagagcttggggtccaccgccttgccggtctcgtcgagagagagttgacacttgagatgcatcggGGTTCCAATGCCCTTGGCGTCCTTCATGTCGAAGCACTTGAGCATGTCTtagaggtactttgcttgattgatgaaggtgccttgtcgcatttgcttgatctcgaacccgggGAATTACTTGAGTtcccccatcattgacatctcgaaCGTATTAGTCATCAACTTTGCAAACTCATCATTAAACTTTGTGTTAgttgagccaaatatgatgtcatctacatagagttggcatacgaagagctccccattgactttcttagtaaaaagagtgggatcgattttcccacttcgaaaccactgtctacaagaaactcctttagatgctcataccaagctctaggagcttgtttgagaccatatagggcctttttgagcttgaagatatggtccgggaaatgggggtcctcgaatcccgggggttgcttcacatatacctcctcatgtaaaggaccattaagaaaagcactcttaacatccatttgttgtaacttgaagccatgatgagaggcaaaggccaaaaggatacggatggactcaagccttgcaacgggtgcaaaggtttcgccaaagtccacgccttcaacttgagaatagccttgtgccaccaatcttgctttgttgcgaatGACGATACcgtgttcatcttgcttgttcttgaagacccatttggtgccgataacattgcggcaatgatcgggtcgcttcatgagagtccacacatcattcctcctgaagttgttgagttcctcttgcattgctatCAACCAACCGGGATCTTCAAGCGCATCATTAaccttgagtggttccaccatagagacaaaggcgtggtgctcacaaaagtttgctagtttCCTCCGGGTGGTCACtttgctctttagatcaccaataacattgcgcaaggaatgagacttgaggtgCAAATGTCTTgaagtaggatcttcacggcgagtatcGACTATAGGAGTATATTCTtgagagtcctcttggccttcatcatggTTAAgatcctcgccttgaccttcatTTTTGTTGTGTGgggtatcatcatcatcatcatgagagccggACGACTTGGGAGTATTGGGAATGGGAATATCCATAAAGATTGTCTCCGAGCCATTCggtgaagaacttgaagcttgaccttggtcacttgatgtcggttgttgaggtagatgagcttgcggtgGTTGTTGATGTTGTTCTTGAGTATGTTGAGGTAGGATTGCACTTGattgttgatgttgttgttgatgttgaacttgaggttgttgtagaggtt
This Lolium perenne isolate Kyuss_39 chromosome 1, Kyuss_2.0, whole genome shotgun sequence DNA region includes the following protein-coding sequences:
- the LOC127330346 gene encoding protein FAR1-RELATED SEQUENCE 5-like; translated protein: MPRGFDFWFEVDLNEPADQDFAPGSNDNEAGSSYAPPVWESTYDQGFVPGSNSNAAETSHGAPNWENADATGPFGPYSAGHTGDAQVDPKDTSDIGTNAGKGFQTCVTLPSEDSGEEGEVQSTTEGFSPKTPFLGMKFDTWEAALSHYNSYAHHVGFSIARQKMRIQRSGARWEVTQFVEEHTNEFVEKFALKKFLRSHNKIPKEEKKFIDLLSDVNLGSGRIMEIMAEIYGSKQNVPYSTKTISNYRAQHSEERKIKDIPELLKYFEKLKEDDPRFYYDYKLDDGNRVENIFWVDGAARDVYKLYNDCISFDKTFMTNQYNMPSAPFIGINRYGQSIQLGCGFLRNERVSNFEWLFRTFLVAMDGLHPLNIITDQDVAMRTAIEMVFPDTIHRNCRWHIMQKVQEKIGERIVADKRGGR